In a genomic window of Ipomoea triloba cultivar NCNSP0323 chromosome 3, ASM357664v1:
- the LOC116012914 gene encoding uncharacterized protein LOC116012914: MGYSRRLGGGEIPNYGEENDLFTVKIRHGGNLSHSGSTSYVGGYCDYFDNVKVDEWGYMTIKDLLNDLGFNIEDCRAREVELWVGLGELDAVSEEEGIEDGLFDCNIDYNEQEGDDIEFARSIDPTVEYDGVLPGEKGVGEDEEQWGNIDPPIEYSDEGSPYGSDEEGEKEKFPHFRACTDKECPVFSIGLKFASKSDFKDAIIQYAFKNGKDLKFSRNDKVQYVVTCKHIGCPWSITLRLEQHSNTWRVITFNDSHIDYPWVKETKMVKATLLAKRWKNEVKGHSTWTTKEFRAKVCSDEHFTVTKRQAIKAMKLARFAIKGELEDHFNKFWSYYPEIQRSNPNTTSLVKLSNVVEEEGKKRFMRWYVSWEACKEWFKHCRKIIGVDGCHLKAKYGGMLLTATALDVTPHLFQ; encoded by the exons ATGGGGTATAGCAGAAGGCTTGGAGGCGGGGAAATCCCAAATTACG GAGAAGAAAATGATCTGTTCACAGTTAAGATTAGACATGGGGGAAACTTAAGTCATTCTGGATCTACTTCCTATGTGGGAGGGTATTGTGATTATTTTGATAATGTTAAAGTAGATGAATGGGGTTATATGACTATTAAGGATCTACTAAATGACTTAGGGTTCAACATTGAGGATT GTAGGGCTAGAGAAGTTGAGTTATGGGTTGGTTTGGGTGAATTGGATGCAGTAAGTGAAGAGGAGGGTATTGAGGATGGCTTGTTTGACTGTAATATTGATTACAATGAACAAGAAGGTGATGACATTGAATTTGCAAGATCAATTGATCCAACTGTGGAGTATGATGGTGTATTGCCAGGTGAGAAAGGTGTGGGTGAAGATGAGGAGCAATGGGGAAATATTGACCCTCCGATTGAATATTCTGATGAAGGGTCACCATATGGTAGTGATGAAGAAGGGGAAAAAGAGAAATTCCCACATTTTAGGGCTTGTACTGACAAGGAATGTCCTGTGTTTAGTATTGGCTTAAAATTTGCTTCTAAATCTGATTTTAAAGATGCCATAATACAGTATGCTTTTAAGAATGGGAAGGATTTAAAATTCTCCAGAAATGATAAGGTTCAGTATGTGGTGACTTGCAAACACATTGGATGCCCATGGTCAATCACTCTTAGGTTAGAGCAACATTCTAATACTTGGAGGGTTATTACCTTTAATGATTCCCATATTGATTATCCTTGGGTGAAAGAAACCAAAATGGTTAAAGCAACTTTGTTGGCAAAAAGGTGGAAGAATGAAGTGAAAGGCCATTCTACATGGACAACCAAGGAGTTTAGGGCCAAAGTATGTAGTGATGAGCATTTCACTGTGACCAAGAGGCAAGCAATAAAGGCCATGAAGCTTGCTAGGTTTGCAATTAAGGGAGAACTTGAGGATCATTTCAACAAGTTTTGGAGCTACTACCCTGAGATACAAAGGTCAAACCCAAACACAACTTCTTTGGTTAAATTGAGTAATGTTGTTGAAGAAGAAGGGAAGAAAAGGTTTATGAGGTGGTATGTAAGTTGGGAGGCATGCAAAGAGTGGTTTAAGCACTGTAGGAAGATTATAGGAGTTGATGGCTGCCATCTTAAGGCCAAGTATGGTGGAATGTTGCTAACTGCCACAGCATTagatgtaacccctcacctattccagtaa